GCTGCAGTGCCTCATGCAGGCATCAGCAAGGCAAGGGTGAGCTGCGCCGGCGCGAGCAGGCGTGGGCGAGTACCGGCGGCGACCTTCGGCTCCTCACACGGGCGTGGTCAAGACGAGCTGCGGCGGCGCGCGCAGGTGTGGGCGAGCAACTGCCGCGACCTGTAGTTGCTCACACGGGCGTGCTGAAGCTGAGACGGCGAACTGCGGTGGCTCGGGAAAGCATCACCGTCATGACAAGGACGAGCTAGCATCAAGCAATTCCCATCCCATCCAACCAGCCCACAAACGCATCGGATAAGGTTGAAAGACCCAACGGGTGTGATGCCCGGAGTCGTTGGCGCAGGTCCATGTGATGAATGAAACGAAACCAATAGACAATTCAGCTGGAGACTAAAAAAACCTGGTTGCAAGTGTATATTACCCAGGTGGGCGGCTGCCAAAGTGTTCCCTTGTGGCATATGTGGACACTTTGGCAGCCACTTGGTTATTAACTTATTATACATTTACAAGCATATGGTGGTGTGTGATCGGTGCAGGTCTATATATGTACTGCTTGTACCGAACGTTTGATCAATTAACACAAGCACAATTCCCGAGCTGGGCGTAGGAGGATGAAACCAAGCAAGAACAAGGTACTAGTCCTCCAACCTCGTCTTCAACCATTTGTTGTTTCCTTCTACACTGTTTTTACTTGCGTTCTTACACATTTATGTTGTTGTATCTCCTGATGTTCTCGCAGGTTGGTTGTGAAGATGGGGCGCATATCCAGGACTTACTAGCCTGCAGCTCCGCCTGATGTGCTTTCTTCCTCAACAATGGTGAGTGCAGAGAAGGTCCCGATTCTCAACACAGCCTACAATGCCGGTATGCACCATTCCGTCGCTGGTGACTGGAACCCGAACATGAAATCTGTGTTCAATGGGATGGGGATGGAGGAGTTGTGCAAAATCAAACTACTAGGCCCTGTTCGGAACTTCCCCGCTCCGTGGAGGTGGGGAGCTGGCTTTTAGCAGCTTCATCAAATTAAGCTAAAGTCTTGTTCGCTCTTGGAGTGGAGTTAAAGGAGTAAAGAGAAACCGGACGCAGCCCTAGGCAACACCAACCGTATTTTCTCCATGTATCTCCTAGCTAGGATAGACCCAAAAACAATGAGGATGGACGTTGATGACCGGAACTACATAGAGGTGAACTCTAGAGTGCTTAGGACTAGAATCATGTGGACGAAAAATAGATATCCCCGGTGATGCTTGCTTGGCTGACCGGGAAAACTTGCTAGCAAATTTGCATGAAATTTTGGAGACACAAATGCCCAAGGACATGCAAAATTACTAGGATCATGCTAGCCTGTTCCAAGCTTTGACATGTGTCTCGTCTACCTAGTCTACTACTCCCTTCGTTCTataatataagatgttattaCAACCATAGAAAAGAAAGGTCGCCAGTGGTCGAACTTTTTATCAGGCCACCATCCATACGAAAACATCAAAGACTCGTAACTCCACACTGATACTGATAAATCTACCATAGGTATATATACATTTCATCATGCACATTCAGTTTTCCACTGATGATTGAGACCTTCATCTTCTTCCTTCCAGCAGCTGCCAACGCAAAACAGTCAGTGACAAACAAGTTTGACATTTCAAAGGCAGGCTGATCCAGATTGTCAGTTATTTTGTCTTATCCCAGGACTACACAAAAGGGACGAGGTAAACAAGCTTACTTACCGGCTTTACTTCTCCATTTCAGAGAGTGAACAGCGACGAAACATGCCACGCCAGGAACACAAAAGATTAGTGACGACAGAACTAACCTGCACGGCTTCAAACCAGTTCATCACCACTACTACAAATATTTACTATCAAACCAATGGGCCGCGCTGTTGAAGTAACGGCTCCGATGCGAGCACTACGAATATGCCTGCAGTCATGATTAGAAACATATACAGTATACAATATGCCTGGAGCATTTGGATTAGCAGAAATGGCTTCATTTTTATCGAGTGATTGCCTAGCCTGTATAGATGCAGAAAGATTTCTAAGGATGAGCTTGAGCTAATCCTTCACAGACCTAACAGGGCTTCTTATGCCAGCTTCAGAACCAGGGTGACTAACTACTTGTAGCTCTTTAGCACTTGCTTTCATTTTCTTTTTGCTAGCCTTACTTATGCACATACTTTTACAATTTAATATATTTACAGAAGGCGAATTATTTACAGTAGGCAATTCGCCTACTGTTTTTCCTCAAAAAAGACAAGTATTGAGCAGGACGAGAAATATATATATACATTATTTATTTTTCTTAAGAAAAAATTGCTCCATTGCATACAAAAACCCTTCCTCTTTAATAGATTTACAGTAGGAAACTTGCGTACTGTTTTTCCTAAAAAAACAGGTATTGAACAGAATGAGAAATATATATACATTATGTATTTTCCTTGGGAAACGAATTGATCCACCACATAAAAAAAAACTCTTTCTATTGTTGCTCTTCtgttttcaagaaaataaagaatcTCCTATCCACCTCTAATAGCACAATATATTAAGTTAATCATTATGACTAAATTAAATAAAAAAgcatcaagactaatttctgttTTCCCCTATATCAACAAGCACCCAGTTGTTATGCCTGCAGAAAAGTTACAGCAGAGTTGGCATTCCCAATGTAGCTAGCATAACTGTCAATTTGGAAGAAATCAGAAAAGCAAACCCAGTACCACTAATCCCTTGCTCCCAGGAAGTTGCGGCATCCCTGCAAGAATTATTAACTGAGAATTATTATCTGTTTATGATAGCTGCAGTTTATTTCTCAGAGGTGCATGCAAGAACCGAAACTGATGAATTACAAACCTGCAGGAAATTCCTCTTTTGAGACCAGTGCCTTGGTGTTCCTTATGACTTGAGAGAAACAAGTAGCTAGCTTGGGGTCGATGCAGTTGCATCAATTGGAGCTAATCCGTAAATAATTTTGTCAGAGAGTTAGAGAAATAAAAATACAGTGTCCGCCTTTTTCTTCACTTTCCTGATAAGATCATAACTATTTCTTCCTATGTTCTCTTTCATTGTCTTCTTTAGAGCTGTGGAAGGTGCTAACACATTTTTCAAGCGACCACCCTAAGATAAGCTTCAAAGTTGCCCTGAACAAAATTCAAGACAAAACAGAGCAAAAAAGCTACAGTAACACATTTTTTGTGCAGCTCCATCTCAACTAGTTTGTGAATGAACATCAAAGTTTAGTACTACAATATACAGGCAGCCTGCAGACTCAGTCTGCTGCATAATGTTGAACCGAAGTACCCACACGATCTAACTGACTTGGAATAACCACACTATGCCCAATCCAACACATGAACAGACCACACAACCAACGCCGAGTCTGAAGCGGGCACAATATCCCCCAAAATACAGTCATGCAAAGAAAAAAGTGATCATTCCTTCTCTTATTTCTTAAATTTTAGTACTTACGAAGTATTTTCAACCCCCTCTATACACCCCTGGTGCCTGGCTTTCCAACCTAGGTTAGCGGAACATAGTAGTTGACCCCTGTGTTGTTTCACACAGAACAGTTAACCACCTGACTTAAGAAAACCATGCACTAGCTTTTGTACAGATGTACTAGCTTTCCATGTCAATAGCGCTGTCATTTCTAACTGGCCTGTCCGGCCTTTCTATGTCAAGGGCAGTAAGGCTGCTCATCGGCGTTGTTGGTGTCGAGCTTCTAAGCAGGCTCATGGATCGCCTCTCCATGTTCTTTGGTGGCTCCTTCTTATGGACGAAGGAGATGAATCTTCTGAGGCTCCTCCTCGGATGATGTTTGAGGTATTTGCGTAGCATGATACCAAAGTAGATGAGCAGCGCGAGGACACACGCCACACCACAGATTAGGAACAGGCCAAAGAAGCTCTCGAGGCGGAGCTGGTCCGAGTCAACAAACTCGCTGTTGTCAGTTGTGCAATCGCCTGTCTTGACCCACTTGTCACGGATCCGCTGCAGCTCCCCATTCTCTGACAATGACAGGATTGCGGTGGACAGGTCTACTTGCAAAGGGGAGTCCCTTCGAAATGCCTGGTAGAATGAACTTTGTAAGGTGCTACATTTTGATTTGTGAAACAGAGTACATGTAGATTTTAGACTTGCAACCGCAAACAAGTGCAAGGAAAGTTGCATGATACTAGAGAGTAGACACGACTATTCAAAATTAAAGCTGTTAGTCCAGGATTTTAATACCAAAATAGTGTGTTCTTATATTCTAACCTATGTTAAAGAATATGGTTTAAATATACTTACAAAGCCCCATCCTCTGCTGGTGAAATCTGAGCCAGCTACCGCAATCTTGCAGTAAGTTGACAAAAACAGCTCAACATAGGGTCGCTCGTCGACAATAGCCATAACACCTCCTTTCTTAGGGCCTAGCTGCAGGGCATCAGCGTATTCTTGCGGGGAACCAAGAGCTCGTAGCCTTGACCGTGAGATGTTCAGTTCATTAACCATGTAGTCTTGTGCAAACGAACCAACTTGGAAACCAACAGGATCATCACTACTTTTCAGGTCATCGATTCCTTTTATAGAAGTATCAAGTTGTTGCACGGTCAGGATGGAAGTAAGACTAGCAGTATAGCTGGATACAATGATCAAAACAACAAATAGCCATATGATCAGGACACCACGCCCTAAGGTACTCCTAGTATTTTCTCCTGCAAGCAGATACAGATGAAATCGTGAGTCATGCGCTAGAACAAAATGTTACTTATAGCAAAAACAAGAAACAAATAATAGAGAAGGTTGGTTTACTCACTGTGGGAGAAGAACAAAGTCGAAAAGCTGAACCTACAGGCAATCAAAATTGAGATTATAATCACACATTTGAGAGCAAGAAATCACACCTATAAGAGCATTTGGCAATACATGTGGAGAAGTGCAAAGACAGAAGAaaatcatcatcatatcattaggCGAATATACAGCTAAGTAGGACCCACTTGGCAAAACAGGTCTATAGGTAGAGTTCTTGGTTCATACTGTGCATATATACGTCCCACCACAAGATAATAGTTCACGTGGTATGTTATAAGGTTTGTCTGTATGCACAAGACTTGGTGGACCTTGACATTTCTAAGAAAACAGAACTGATATACAGGAAGATGATACAAAAGGTGCACATCAGCTTCTTACCAGAAAATAGTTATTATTTGTTGACTTGGTGGACCCCGGAAATCCTCATTGATTCGATGTTCAAGAACCCAAACAACCACACCCACAATAAGAAAGAACAACCCTGTAACACACCACATCTCCAAAGTAAATGGCTGCAAGAATGCCCAGGATGTTTTTATATGCTTTTTAACTGGAGCCAAGATAACCAAGCCTGTTTCAATGAATGGCTGGGTGAAATCTATAGCGACTGTCCGGCTCATTGTAATTGCGATATCCCCTATAGCTGCATCAAACTCCTGCAGGATAAGATGCCCCTGGTCAGTACGGTATGATAAAAGGTTAGGAGAAGAAAAGTGGCGTTCATACTTACATTTGATTCAACCATCTGTATGAGTTTGTCATAACTAGGATTTTCAGTACCACTCCCAAAAGGTATGAACTTGTAGCTAACAGGATAAGGAAGCAAGGACAATGCCTGAGTAAAGACATCGATGCAATAACCATTAATTGACCCAGTAGCATTGTCTTCCGTGACGAACTCTTTGAAGCTAAATCTGTTGGGAACACCAATTTTTAACTCCTTGGCATTTGAAGGAAAAACCCATCCTCGAGGCCTCTGTGCAGTCTCCCCAGGCCAAATAACATCATAGAGATGCTGATTGGCTAGAGAAGTATTAGGAGGCTTTGAATATAGAGCCTCTGGAGACATGGTCGACAGTAAGCCAGAATAATTTGACCAAAAACCAATGGTCCGCATGCCATTTCCGATGAGGTTTATGATGTCATATGCAGGATGAATGAGGTCACCTGAAGCATCGAATTGCACTTGCCCAGATGCCCCAGTGAAGTTTACCTTTCTAATATTCTCCAATAATTTATTTCCCATGTCAAAAATGCTCATTGCTTCAAGGTGAAGAGTTTCCCCAGCTTCATC
The Triticum urartu cultivar G1812 unplaced genomic scaffold, Tu2.1 TuUngrouped_contig_5999, whole genome shotgun sequence genome window above contains:
- the LOC125529993 gene encoding glutamate receptor 3.1-like, giving the protein MQGVLTLRPHIPNSRMKSNLISKWSRQSHKYNHSDLHVNTYGFYVYDSVWALARALDAFFGDGGRISFSNDSRLHDEAGETLHLEAMSIFDMGNKLLENIRKVNFTGASGQVQFDASGDLIHPAYDIINLIGNGMRTIGFWSNYSGLLSTMSPEALYSKPPNTSLANQHLYDVIWPGETAQRPRGWVFPSNAKELKIGVPNRFSFKEFVTEDNATGSINGYCIDVFTQALSLLPYPVSYKFIPFGSGTENPSYDKLIQMVESNEFDAAIGDIAITMSRTVAIDFTQPFIETGLVILAPVKKHIKTSWAFLQPFTLEMWCVTGLFFLIVGVVVWVLEHRINEDFRGPPSQQIITIFWFSFSTLFFSHRENTRSTLGRGVLIIWLFVVLIIVSSYTASLTSILTVQQLDTSIKGIDDLKSSDDPVGFQVGSFAQDYMVNELNISRSRLRALGSPQEYADALQLGPKKGGVMAIVDERPYVELFLSTYCKIAVAGSDFTSRGWGFAFRRDSPLQVDLSTAILSLSENGELQRIRDKWVKTGDCTTDNSEFVDSDQLRLESFFGLFLICGVACVLALLIYFGIMLRKYLKHHPRRSLRRFISFVHKKEPPKNMERRSMSLLRSSTPTTPMSSLTALDIERPDRPVRNDSAIDMES